In Nycticebus coucang isolate mNycCou1 chromosome 9, mNycCou1.pri, whole genome shotgun sequence, the following are encoded in one genomic region:
- the PRICKLE4 gene encoding prickle-like protein 4 isoform X3, with protein MSVLNPGWPHQEDSPTPGEPGPPANSDNDLGHLPGEDPEDTSAQGPTVLHLGPSFLDTNQALKWPGLWPLLQQLPPQDSDCRELLTPGKYGVFAAPAGEQRYWHQPCFACQACGQALINLIYFYHDGRLYCGRHHAELLRPRCPACDQLIFSPRCTEAEGRRWHENHFCCQDCAEPLGGGRYALPGGSPCCPSCYQIRYSGAGWSPAEALERQTSLALLAAAGSPSLETQTGLPASSPEQESRVGGKAVASKVREQDRPETPHDSEDAHCPTCSSSSDSEPEDFFLGQRLPRLWKTRGSFQPGDSDTSKKHCTIC; from the exons ATGTCAGTGCTGAACCCTGGCTGGCCCCACCAAGAGGACAGCCCCACCCCTGGGGAGCCAGGTCCACCAGCCAACTCGGACAATGACTTAGGCCACCTGCCAGGGGAAGACCCTGAGGATACTTCCGCTCAG GGTCCTACAGTTCTGCACTTGGGCCCCTCTTTCCTGGACACCAACCAAGCCCTCAAGTGGCCTGGACTTTGGCCCCTCCTGCAGCAGCTCCCTCCACAGGACAGTGAT TGCAGGGAGCTGCTGACACCAGGGAAGTATGGAGTGTTTGCAGCACCAGCCGGGGAGCAGCGCTACTGGCACCAGCCTTGCTTTGCCTGTCAGGCCTGTGGCCAGGCCCTGATAAACCTCATCTACTTCTACCACGATGGACGTCTCTATTGCGGCCGTCATCATGCAGAATTACTGAGGCCACGCTGCCCGGCTTGTGACCAG CTGATCTTCTCCCCCCGCTGCACAGAGGCGGAGGGACGCCGCTGGCATGAGAACCACTTCTGCTGTCAGGACTGCGCTGAGCCCCTGGGCGGGGGACGTTATGCCCTGCCGGGGGGCAGCCCCTGCTGCCCCAGCTGTTACCAGATCCGTTACTCGGGTGCAGGCTGGAGCCCTGCCGAGGCACTAGAAAGGCAGACATCCCTTG CCCTTCTCGCTGCTGCCGGCAGTCCCAGTCTGGAAACCCAGACGGGGCTGCCTGCATCCAGCCCCGAGCAGGAGAGCCGAGTTGGGGGCAAGGCAGTGGCATCCAAAGTACGGGAGCAAGACCGCCCGGAGACTCCCCATGATTCCGAGGACGCCCACTGCCCCACCTgctcttcttcctctgactcgGAACCCGAAGACTTTTTCTTAGGCCAGCGCCTTCCTCGGCTCTGGAAGACCCGCGGAAGCTTCCAACCAGGGGACAGCGACACCTCCAAGAAGCATTGCACCATCTGCTAG
- the TOMM6 gene encoding mitochondrial import receptor subunit TOM6 homolog codes for MASSAVSVNAAGSADEAPEIPDNVGDWLRGVYRFATDRNDFRRNLILNLGLFAAGVWLARNLSDIDLMAPQPGV; via the exons ATGGCTTCCAGCGCGGTTTCTGTGAATGCTGCCGGCTCGGCAGATGAAGCTCCCGAAATTCCGGACAACGTGGGAGATTGGCTTCGGGGTGTCTATCGCTTTGCCACCGACAGAAATGATTTCCGGAG GAACTTGATCCTCAATTTGGGACTCTTTGCTGCGGGAGTTTGGCTGGCCAGGAATTTGAGTGACATTGATCTCATGGCACCTCAGCCAGGGGTGTAG
- the PRICKLE4 gene encoding prickle-like protein 4 isoform X4: MSVLNPGWPHQEDSPTPGEPGPPANSDNDLGHLPGEDPEDTSAQGPTVLHLGPSFLDTNQALKWPGLWPLLQQLPPQDSDELYCLALGEEELAELRLFSTQRKQEALGQGVACLVLPKHEGHTCEKCRELLTPGKYGVFAAPAGEQRYWHQPCFACQACGQALINLIYFYHDGRLYCGRHHAELLRPRCPACDQLIFSPRCTEAEGRRWHENHFCCQDCAEPLGGGRYALPGGSPCCPSCYQIRYSGAGWSPAEALERQTSLGKTRPDRNEGRDRASLNAVTISQTALLAAAGSPSLETQTGLPASSPEQESRVGGKAVASKVREQDRPETPHDSEDAHCPTCSSSSDSEPEDFFLGQRLPRLWKTRGSFQPGDSDTSKKHCTIC, from the exons ATGTCAGTGCTGAACCCTGGCTGGCCCCACCAAGAGGACAGCCCCACCCCTGGGGAGCCAGGTCCACCAGCCAACTCGGACAATGACTTAGGCCACCTGCCAGGGGAAGACCCTGAGGATACTTCCGCTCAG GGTCCTACAGTTCTGCACTTGGGCCCCTCTTTCCTGGACACCAACCAAGCCCTCAAGTGGCCTGGACTTTGGCCCCTCCTGCAGCAGCTCCCTCCACAGGACAGTGAT GAACTCTACTGCCTGGCCCTTGGGGAGGAGGAGCTGGCTGAGCTGCGGCTCTTCTCCACACAGCGGAAGCAGGAGGCCCTGGGACAGGGGGTGGCCTGCCTGGTACTTCCCAAGCATGAAGGACACACCTGTGAGAAA TGCAGGGAGCTGCTGACACCAGGGAAGTATGGAGTGTTTGCAGCACCAGCCGGGGAGCAGCGCTACTGGCACCAGCCTTGCTTTGCCTGTCAGGCCTGTGGCCAGGCCCTGATAAACCTCATCTACTTCTACCACGATGGACGTCTCTATTGCGGCCGTCATCATGCAGAATTACTGAGGCCACGCTGCCCGGCTTGTGACCAG CTGATCTTCTCCCCCCGCTGCACAGAGGCGGAGGGACGCCGCTGGCATGAGAACCACTTCTGCTGTCAGGACTGCGCTGAGCCCCTGGGCGGGGGACGTTATGCCCTGCCGGGGGGCAGCCCCTGCTGCCCCAGCTGTTACCAGATCCGTTACTCGGGTGCAGGCTGGAGCCCTGCCGAGGCACTAGAAAGGCAGACATCCCTTG GGAAGACTAGACCAGACCGAAATGAAGGAAGGGACCGCGCATCGCTAAATGCTGTGACCATTTCCCAAACAGCCCTTCTCGCTGCTGCCGGCAGTCCCAGTCTGGAAACCCAGACGGGGCTGCCTGCATCCAGCCCCGAGCAGGAGAGCCGAGTTGGGGGCAAGGCAGTGGCATCCAAAGTACGGGAGCAAGACCGCCCGGAGACTCCCCATGATTCCGAGGACGCCCACTGCCCCACCTgctcttcttcctctgactcgGAACCCGAAGACTTTTTCTTAGGCCAGCGCCTTCCTCGGCTCTGGAAGACCCGCGGAAGCTTCCAACCAGGGGACAGCGACACCTCCAAGAAGCATTGCACCATCTGCTAG
- the PRICKLE4 gene encoding prickle-like protein 4 isoform X2 translates to MSVLNPGWPHQEDSPTPGEPGPPANSDNDLGHLPGEDPEDTSAQGPTVLHLGPSFLDTNQALKWPGLWPLLQQLPPQDSDELYCLALGEEELAELRLFSTQRKQEALGQGVACLVLPKHEGHTCEKCRELLTPGKYGVFAAPAGEQRYWHQPCFACQACGQALINLIYFYHDGRLYCGRHHAELLRPRCPACDQLIFSPRCTEAEGRRWHENHFCCQDCAEPLGGGRYALPGGSPCCPSCYQIRYSGAGWSPAEALERQTSLALLAAAGSPSLETQTGLPASSPEQESRVGGKAVASKVREQDRPETPHDSEDAHCPTCSSSSDSEPEDFFLGQRLPRLWKTRGSFQPGDSDTSKKHCTIC, encoded by the exons ATGTCAGTGCTGAACCCTGGCTGGCCCCACCAAGAGGACAGCCCCACCCCTGGGGAGCCAGGTCCACCAGCCAACTCGGACAATGACTTAGGCCACCTGCCAGGGGAAGACCCTGAGGATACTTCCGCTCAG GGTCCTACAGTTCTGCACTTGGGCCCCTCTTTCCTGGACACCAACCAAGCCCTCAAGTGGCCTGGACTTTGGCCCCTCCTGCAGCAGCTCCCTCCACAGGACAGTGAT GAACTCTACTGCCTGGCCCTTGGGGAGGAGGAGCTGGCTGAGCTGCGGCTCTTCTCCACACAGCGGAAGCAGGAGGCCCTGGGACAGGGGGTGGCCTGCCTGGTACTTCCCAAGCATGAAGGACACACCTGTGAGAAA TGCAGGGAGCTGCTGACACCAGGGAAGTATGGAGTGTTTGCAGCACCAGCCGGGGAGCAGCGCTACTGGCACCAGCCTTGCTTTGCCTGTCAGGCCTGTGGCCAGGCCCTGATAAACCTCATCTACTTCTACCACGATGGACGTCTCTATTGCGGCCGTCATCATGCAGAATTACTGAGGCCACGCTGCCCGGCTTGTGACCAG CTGATCTTCTCCCCCCGCTGCACAGAGGCGGAGGGACGCCGCTGGCATGAGAACCACTTCTGCTGTCAGGACTGCGCTGAGCCCCTGGGCGGGGGACGTTATGCCCTGCCGGGGGGCAGCCCCTGCTGCCCCAGCTGTTACCAGATCCGTTACTCGGGTGCAGGCTGGAGCCCTGCCGAGGCACTAGAAAGGCAGACATCCCTTG CCCTTCTCGCTGCTGCCGGCAGTCCCAGTCTGGAAACCCAGACGGGGCTGCCTGCATCCAGCCCCGAGCAGGAGAGCCGAGTTGGGGGCAAGGCAGTGGCATCCAAAGTACGGGAGCAAGACCGCCCGGAGACTCCCCATGATTCCGAGGACGCCCACTGCCCCACCTgctcttcttcctctgactcgGAACCCGAAGACTTTTTCTTAGGCCAGCGCCTTCCTCGGCTCTGGAAGACCCGCGGAAGCTTCCAACCAGGGGACAGCGACACCTCCAAGAAGCATTGCACCATCTGCTAG
- the PRICKLE4 gene encoding prickle-like protein 4 isoform X1 → MSVLNPGWPHQEDSPTPGEPGPPANSDNDLGHLPGEDPEDTSAQGPTVLHLGPSFLDTNQALKWPGLWPLLQQLPPQDSDELYCLALGEEELAELRLFSTQRKQEALGQGVACLVLPKHEGHTCEKQCRELLTPGKYGVFAAPAGEQRYWHQPCFACQACGQALINLIYFYHDGRLYCGRHHAELLRPRCPACDQLIFSPRCTEAEGRRWHENHFCCQDCAEPLGGGRYALPGGSPCCPSCYQIRYSGAGWSPAEALERQTSLALLAAAGSPSLETQTGLPASSPEQESRVGGKAVASKVREQDRPETPHDSEDAHCPTCSSSSDSEPEDFFLGQRLPRLWKTRGSFQPGDSDTSKKHCTIC, encoded by the exons ATGTCAGTGCTGAACCCTGGCTGGCCCCACCAAGAGGACAGCCCCACCCCTGGGGAGCCAGGTCCACCAGCCAACTCGGACAATGACTTAGGCCACCTGCCAGGGGAAGACCCTGAGGATACTTCCGCTCAG GGTCCTACAGTTCTGCACTTGGGCCCCTCTTTCCTGGACACCAACCAAGCCCTCAAGTGGCCTGGACTTTGGCCCCTCCTGCAGCAGCTCCCTCCACAGGACAGTGAT GAACTCTACTGCCTGGCCCTTGGGGAGGAGGAGCTGGCTGAGCTGCGGCTCTTCTCCACACAGCGGAAGCAGGAGGCCCTGGGACAGGGGGTGGCCTGCCTGGTACTTCCCAAGCATGAAGGACACACCTGTGAGAAA CAGTGCAGGGAGCTGCTGACACCAGGGAAGTATGGAGTGTTTGCAGCACCAGCCGGGGAGCAGCGCTACTGGCACCAGCCTTGCTTTGCCTGTCAGGCCTGTGGCCAGGCCCTGATAAACCTCATCTACTTCTACCACGATGGACGTCTCTATTGCGGCCGTCATCATGCAGAATTACTGAGGCCACGCTGCCCGGCTTGTGACCAG CTGATCTTCTCCCCCCGCTGCACAGAGGCGGAGGGACGCCGCTGGCATGAGAACCACTTCTGCTGTCAGGACTGCGCTGAGCCCCTGGGCGGGGGACGTTATGCCCTGCCGGGGGGCAGCCCCTGCTGCCCCAGCTGTTACCAGATCCGTTACTCGGGTGCAGGCTGGAGCCCTGCCGAGGCACTAGAAAGGCAGACATCCCTTG CCCTTCTCGCTGCTGCCGGCAGTCCCAGTCTGGAAACCCAGACGGGGCTGCCTGCATCCAGCCCCGAGCAGGAGAGCCGAGTTGGGGGCAAGGCAGTGGCATCCAAAGTACGGGAGCAAGACCGCCCGGAGACTCCCCATGATTCCGAGGACGCCCACTGCCCCACCTgctcttcttcctctgactcgGAACCCGAAGACTTTTTCTTAGGCCAGCGCCTTCCTCGGCTCTGGAAGACCCGCGGAAGCTTCCAACCAGGGGACAGCGACACCTCCAAGAAGCATTGCACCATCTGCTAG